One genomic region from Acidobacteriota bacterium encodes:
- a CDS encoding CocE/NonD family hydrolase — translation MFFLLLFATLAAVSLSAEPSGDPMAGTPYGDKLKVSYERVAMRDGVELAVRIIRPDAEGRFPAVMIYYPYRFLKQGALEYDDEPWPFQPMLYLAGQGYAIVQYDTRGTGNSGGSTRDMYNQDEQRDGYEMVEWIAARPWCNRKVGMMGISYGGVVQWQVAKQAPPHLKAIIVRSGNDDNYTEFIYPGGVLRPFVMWRYAPQMTAMNFAPPDPELTGEKWSAIWEEHLQNNRPWGYGYVKHMLDGPYWRGQSLAPGYDRVKCAVFVIGGWADWYPTALLRAFSKLKVPKRALVGPWGHWWPEVHNTVPGPRIDGRLEYLKWFDYWLKGIDNGVMDEPPVTLFKRQYKEPSARMYLEEPGFWQSEMDWPVPRTQYTPMYFHDGGRLGRERPSGTESGSDRYEYDPAVGITSGIHAGGSINPWGMPVDQRLDEAHSLVYTSEPLEEDLEVTGNPTAVLHVSSTAEVAYFRVKLIDVAPDKTSKLVRYGGLNATHRNSHSRPEPLETGAVHELRFDLKAMSYVFAKGHRIRVAVAGGDMPNAWPTPKPAVITLHRDSGRPSHLVIPVVPAQNPELPAPGLKRLANADPDDLSQPKEYSITRDLVNKTTTLRLHVVRGTFLIDSRFTVSSENPARATVNARAVYTVDRPESKIRVESNELTTSNETSFRYVADVEVTVNGARHFNKSWSITVPRQLN, via the coding sequence ATGTTCTTTCTTCTCCTGTTCGCGACCCTCGCTGCGGTGAGCCTTTCCGCCGAACCCTCCGGCGACCCCATGGCCGGCACCCCATACGGCGACAAGCTCAAGGTGAGCTACGAGCGCGTCGCCATGCGGGACGGCGTGGAGCTGGCGGTCCGCATCATTCGCCCCGATGCCGAGGGCCGGTTTCCGGCCGTCATGATCTATTACCCCTACCGTTTCCTGAAGCAGGGCGCCCTGGAGTACGACGACGAGCCGTGGCCGTTTCAGCCCATGCTCTACCTGGCCGGGCAGGGCTACGCCATCGTTCAGTACGATACCCGCGGGACCGGCAACTCCGGCGGTTCCACCCGGGACATGTACAACCAGGACGAGCAACGGGACGGCTACGAAATGGTGGAGTGGATCGCCGCCCGACCCTGGTGCAACCGTAAGGTCGGGATGATGGGGATTTCCTATGGGGGAGTGGTGCAGTGGCAGGTGGCCAAGCAGGCGCCCCCGCACCTGAAGGCCATCATCGTCCGCTCCGGAAACGACGACAACTACACCGAGTTCATCTATCCCGGCGGAGTGCTCCGGCCCTTCGTCATGTGGCGGTATGCGCCCCAGATGACCGCCATGAACTTTGCTCCCCCGGACCCGGAACTGACCGGGGAGAAGTGGAGCGCGATCTGGGAGGAGCATCTCCAGAACAACCGGCCCTGGGGCTACGGCTACGTCAAGCACATGCTGGATGGTCCCTACTGGCGCGGCCAGTCCCTGGCGCCCGGCTACGACCGGGTCAAGTGCGCCGTGTTCGTGATCGGCGGCTGGGCCGACTGGTACCCGACCGCCCTGCTTCGCGCCTTCTCCAAGCTGAAGGTGCCCAAGCGGGCCCTCGTCGGCCCCTGGGGACACTGGTGGCCGGAAGTCCACAACACCGTTCCCGGACCCCGGATCGACGGGCGCCTGGAATACCTGAAGTGGTTCGACTACTGGCTCAAGGGAATCGACAACGGAGTGATGGACGAACCCCCGGTGACCCTCTTCAAGCGGCAGTACAAAGAACCCTCGGCGAGGATGTACCTGGAGGAGCCGGGCTTCTGGCAGTCGGAGATGGATTGGCCGGTTCCCAGAACCCAATACACGCCCATGTACTTTCACGACGGCGGCCGGCTCGGCCGGGAACGGCCGTCGGGAACGGAGTCCGGATCCGACCGTTACGAATACGACCCGGCCGTCGGCATCACCTCGGGCATCCATGCCGGAGGGAGCATCAATCCCTGGGGGATGCCCGTGGACCAACGCTTGGACGAGGCCCATTCCCTCGTCTACACGTCCGAGCCGTTGGAGGAGGACCTGGAGGTCACCGGAAATCCCACCGCGGTGCTCCACGTCTCATCGACTGCCGAGGTGGCTTATTTCCGGGTCAAGCTCATCGACGTGGCCCCGGACAAAACGTCCAAACTGGTCCGCTACGGGGGACTCAACGCCACTCATCGGAACTCGCACTCCCGTCCGGAACCGCTGGAGACGGGCGCCGTCCACGAACTGAGGTTCGATCTGAAGGCCATGTCCTACGTGTTCGCGAAGGGGCACCGGATCCGGGTCGCCGTCGCCGGCGGCGACATGCCGAATGCCTGGCCCACGCCCAAGCCGGCGGTGATCACACTGCACCGGGACAGCGGTCGTCCGTCCCACCTGGTGATTCCGGTGGTGCCTGCGCAGAACCCGGAGTTGCCCGCGCCCGGACTGAAGCGCCTTGCCAATGCCGATCCGGACGACCTGTCCCAGCCCAAGGAGTACTCCATTACCCGCGATCTGGTGAACAAGACCACGACGCTCCGGCTCCACGTGGTGAGAGGCACTTTCCTTATCGATTCCCGCTTCACGGTCTCGTCGGAGAATCCGGCCCGGGCCACGGTCAACGCCAGGGCGGTCTATACCGTGGATCGGCCGGAATCGAAGATTCGGGTGGAATCCAACGAGCTGACGACCAGCAACGAGACCTCGTTTCGCTACGTGGCGGACGTGGAGGTCACCGTCAATGGAGCCCGCCACTTCAACAAGAGCTGGTCGATCACGGTTCCCCGCCAGTTGAACTAA
- a CDS encoding Gfo/Idh/MocA family oxidoreductase yields the protein MKKLNRREFVQTGSGTALVASVAPAALGAAPPAVSGKHGSKKFKIAIIGVGSRGTLFLKASLDRFNVDVPALCDFREEAAQRGVEMVREKLGYEPDTYTDGPNDYRRLLERDDVDAVFITTPTWWHGPMAIDSLRAHKHVFSEVPACNTIQEGWDLVRAAQETDAKYFMAENLCFTRSNMMILNAVEKGVFGTLTFAECGYIHEARNLQFDEDGSLNWRGSLNSRTDLIANTYPTHALGPTSMWFGIPRGDQLRQCVSMMTPAYSFREYAIRRFGPDSPGATATWNGDNTVSLIRTESGAVIFLRFDICSPRPHHIDYYTLQGTKASYDDEAGMFVDGKSKDWDPVPDYYERYDHPFWTRHGEAALRTGHGGGDYFVVEHFYKCLTEDRTPGIDVYDAVTWSSLIPLSAKSVRENGATQEVPDYTEGQWKNRRRYDWSNG from the coding sequence ATGAAGAAACTGAACCGCCGGGAATTTGTCCAAACCGGGAGCGGCACCGCATTGGTGGCCTCCGTGGCTCCGGCCGCCCTCGGGGCAGCGCCGCCGGCCGTCTCCGGCAAGCACGGCTCCAAGAAGTTCAAGATCGCCATCATCGGCGTTGGGAGCCGGGGCACGCTCTTCCTCAAGGCGTCCCTCGACCGGTTCAACGTCGACGTTCCGGCGCTGTGCGACTTCCGGGAGGAGGCGGCTCAACGGGGAGTCGAGATGGTGCGGGAAAAGCTCGGGTACGAGCCCGACACCTACACCGACGGTCCCAACGACTACCGGCGCTTGCTCGAGCGCGACGACGTCGACGCCGTCTTCATCACTACGCCCACCTGGTGGCACGGACCCATGGCCATCGACAGCTTGCGGGCGCACAAGCACGTCTTCAGCGAGGTGCCCGCCTGCAACACCATTCAGGAAGGCTGGGACCTGGTGCGGGCGGCTCAGGAGACCGACGCCAAGTATTTCATGGCGGAGAACCTGTGCTTCACCCGCAGCAACATGATGATCCTGAACGCGGTCGAGAAGGGGGTCTTCGGAACCCTCACCTTCGCCGAGTGCGGCTATATCCACGAAGCCCGGAACCTGCAGTTCGATGAGGACGGATCGCTGAACTGGCGCGGATCGCTCAACAGCCGGACGGACCTGATCGCCAACACCTATCCCACCCATGCCCTCGGCCCCACCTCCATGTGGTTCGGAATCCCGCGGGGCGATCAACTCCGGCAATGCGTGAGCATGATGACGCCGGCCTACAGCTTTCGCGAATACGCCATCCGGCGATTCGGTCCGGACAGTCCGGGAGCTACGGCCACCTGGAACGGGGACAACACCGTGAGCCTGATTCGGACCGAGAGCGGAGCCGTGATCTTCCTCCGCTTCGACATCTGTTCCCCGCGGCCGCACCACATCGACTACTACACGCTTCAGGGCACCAAGGCCTCGTATGACGACGAAGCGGGGATGTTCGTTGACGGGAAGTCGAAGGACTGGGACCCCGTCCCGGACTACTACGAGCGTTACGATCACCCCTTCTGGACTCGGCACGGGGAGGCGGCATTGCGGACCGGGCATGGCGGCGGCGACTATTTCGTCGTCGAGCATTTCTACAAGTGCCTGACGGAAGACAGGACTCCGGGGATCGACGTCTACGACGCCGTTACCTGGAGTTCCCTCATCCCCCTCTCTGCGAAATCCGTCCGTGAGAACGGGGCCACCCAGGAGGTGCCTGACTATACGGAAGGCCAGTGGAAGAACCGCCGCCGTTACGATTGGAGCAACGGCTGA
- a CDS encoding CocE/NonD family hydrolase, protein MICFILLTIGLSANVFGQSAASLSQPVYEGKVKVTHRYVPMRDGVELALRITRPDAEGKYPAIMEYNPYRRVKPALPDYRDEYPPAVPYLAERGYVVVQYDVRGTGNSGGWSRDIYAAAERRDAYEMVEWIAAQPWCNGNVGMLGKSYSGVVQWQVAVQNPPHLKTIIVRSANDSVYTEWTYPGGVLRPYMFDSYSPLMTAFNFAPPDPEIAGVRWSEIWQHRLENNRPWGIGYISHPTEGPYWQDRSLSAGYSRVKCPVFVVAGWSDVYPTALLRAFDRLDVPFKKALVGPWGHWYGVEKHAVPGPRVDTRPIYLEWFDYWLKGIDNGVVDEPPVTVYVRKYAPPASRMPLEEPGFWRSEAEWPIARAMPTRLYFREDGKLSREPSPASGEAADSYGYKPTVGVTSGMHWGGGILPWAMPIDQRPDEAYSLTYTTPPLEEDMEVSGAPRATLHVSSTAEVAYFRVKLIDVAPDGTSKLVRYGGLNGTHRNSHFEPEAMAPGEVYELGVDVKEMSYVFAAGHRIRVAIAGSDIQNAWPTGQAAVNTLHRSRRYPSHILLPVIPEQSPKLPKPDLVELPTADPKLLRRPLEYSITHDLTGNAVTVRLGRETKGARGEGSERTVTRSRFTVSEAEPANAVLAATSDYVVKRPDSEIEVRANEVTSSDKAAFHHVVDVEVTVNGARHFQKSWSVTVPRKLN, encoded by the coding sequence ATGATTTGTTTCATTCTCCTGACGATCGGACTTTCCGCCAACGTTTTCGGCCAATCCGCGGCAAGCCTTTCCCAGCCCGTGTACGAGGGAAAGGTCAAGGTGACCCACCGGTATGTCCCCATGCGGGACGGCGTGGAGCTGGCGTTGAGGATCACCCGGCCTGACGCCGAGGGGAAATATCCCGCCATCATGGAATACAACCCCTACCGGCGGGTGAAACCTGCCCTGCCGGACTACCGGGACGAATATCCGCCCGCCGTTCCCTATCTGGCGGAGCGGGGCTACGTGGTGGTGCAGTACGACGTGCGCGGCACGGGCAACTCCGGCGGATGGAGCCGGGACATTTACGCCGCCGCCGAGCGGCGCGACGCCTACGAAATGGTGGAGTGGATCGCCGCCCAGCCCTGGTGCAACGGCAACGTGGGCATGCTGGGGAAATCCTACAGCGGGGTGGTCCAATGGCAGGTGGCCGTCCAGAACCCTCCCCACCTCAAGACCATCATCGTCCGCTCGGCCAACGACAGCGTCTACACCGAGTGGACCTATCCCGGGGGCGTCCTTCGCCCCTACATGTTCGACAGCTACTCTCCTCTCATGACCGCCTTCAATTTCGCCCCTCCCGATCCCGAGATCGCCGGCGTGAGATGGAGCGAGATCTGGCAGCATCGGCTGGAGAACAATCGCCCCTGGGGGATCGGCTACATCTCGCACCCGACCGAGGGACCCTATTGGCAGGACCGCTCCCTGTCCGCCGGCTACAGCCGGGTCAAGTGTCCGGTCTTCGTGGTGGCGGGCTGGTCCGACGTCTACCCCACCGCTCTGCTGCGCGCCTTCGACCGGCTGGACGTCCCCTTCAAGAAGGCCTTGGTCGGTCCCTGGGGACACTGGTACGGAGTGGAGAAGCACGCCGTCCCGGGGCCCCGCGTCGACACCCGCCCCATCTATCTGGAATGGTTCGACTACTGGCTCAAGGGCATTGACAACGGCGTGGTGGACGAGCCGCCGGTCACCGTGTATGTCCGGAAATACGCGCCTCCGGCATCCCGGATGCCGCTGGAAGAGCCGGGATTCTGGCGTTCCGAGGCGGAGTGGCCCATCGCCCGGGCCATGCCCACCAGGCTTTACTTCCGCGAGGACGGCAAGCTGAGCCGGGAGCCGTCCCCCGCGTCCGGGGAAGCCGCGGACAGTTACGGCTACAAGCCCACCGTCGGCGTCACCTCGGGCATGCATTGGGGCGGGGGCATTCTGCCCTGGGCCATGCCCATCGATCAGCGCCCCGACGAGGCCTACTCCCTGACCTACACCACGCCTCCCCTGGAAGAGGACATGGAGGTGTCGGGCGCCCCACGGGCCACGTTGCATGTCTCCTCCACGGCGGAAGTGGCTTATTTCCGAGTCAAGCTCATCGACGTGGCGCCGGACGGAACCTCCAAGCTGGTGCGCTACGGCGGTCTCAACGGAACTCACCGGAACTCGCATTTCGAGCCGGAAGCGATGGCGCCCGGCGAGGTCTACGAGCTGGGAGTGGACGTGAAGGAGATGTCCTACGTCTTCGCCGCCGGGCACCGGATTCGCGTGGCCATCGCCGGCTCCGACATTCAAAACGCCTGGCCTACGGGGCAGGCGGCGGTGAACACGCTGCACCGCAGCCGCCGTTATCCGTCGCATATCCTGCTGCCGGTGATTCCGGAGCAGAGTCCGAAACTCCCGAAACCGGACCTTGTGGAACTCCCCACGGCCGACCCCAAGCTGCTGAGGAGGCCCCTGGAATATTCGATCACCCACGATCTCACGGGAAACGCGGTGACCGTACGGCTTGGCCGCGAGACGAAAGGCGCCCGGGGAGAGGGATCGGAACGCACGGTGACCCGCTCCAGATTCACCGTGTCGGAAGCGGAACCCGCCAATGCCGTTCTGGCGGCGACTTCCGATTACGTGGTCAAGCGTCCGGACTCCGAAATCGAAGTCAGGGCAAACGAGGTCACCTCCAGCGACAAAGCGGCCTTTCATCATGTGGTGGATGTGGAAGTGACCGTCAACGGTGCGCGGCACTTCCAGAAGAGCTGGTCGGTCACGGTCCCCAGGAAACTGAACTGA
- a CDS encoding aminotransferase class I/II-fold pyridoxal phosphate-dependent enzyme → MGESIPARKSLDIAKRARLPRVPSSEAADHAQALIADGKDVIILKGAPFWAPPGHVIEAATRAAQSNRQPPSSGFPGLRRAIAGRLEDRDGISFDPAAEILVTAGAMHALDVVFTTLLDPGDEAVIFSPSFFFFGLVELAGAVPVYARTREEDDWQWTPEALEAVITPRTKAIVVSSPANPTGFVAGEEDLRAIVEVAARHDLYVVSDECYDNMLYDGARHVRFASVAEDRDRIVTICSFTKTFALQPWRLGFIAASPRLIRYMRKILEWGVLKCGHVAQRAGQAAIEGPQEWIDEISPRYQRSRDLMLAGLEPAAGLSHVVPRGAPFLFVNSSGLGLTGAEFARTLLFDWGVLAEPGDLFGSVNHIRLLFGGTDEEVTGAARRICAAAAQR, encoded by the coding sequence ATGGGAGAGTCGATACCGGCGCGGAAGTCTTTGGACATCGCCAAGCGGGCCAGACTGCCGCGCGTGCCCTCCAGCGAAGCGGCCGATCATGCGCAGGCGCTCATCGCGGACGGCAAGGACGTCATCATTCTCAAGGGCGCCCCCTTCTGGGCCCCGCCCGGGCACGTCATCGAAGCGGCCACGAGGGCGGCTCAGAGCAACCGGCAGCCTCCCTCCAGCGGCTTCCCGGGACTTCGCCGGGCCATCGCCGGACGCTTGGAGGACCGGGACGGGATCTCCTTCGACCCGGCGGCCGAGATCCTGGTGACGGCGGGCGCCATGCACGCGCTGGACGTCGTCTTCACCACGCTGCTGGACCCGGGAGACGAGGCGGTCATCTTCAGTCCCAGCTTTTTCTTCTTCGGCCTGGTCGAGTTGGCGGGGGCCGTCCCGGTTTACGCAAGAACCCGGGAGGAGGACGACTGGCAGTGGACGCCGGAGGCGCTGGAGGCCGTGATCACCCCCAGGACCAAGGCCATCGTGGTGAGCTCTCCGGCCAACCCCACCGGGTTCGTGGCCGGCGAAGAGGACCTGCGGGCTATCGTGGAAGTGGCGGCCCGGCACGATCTCTACGTGGTGTCGGACGAATGTTACGACAACATGCTCTACGACGGCGCCCGCCATGTCCGTTTCGCCTCGGTTGCGGAAGACCGGGACCGGATCGTCACCATCTGCAGCTTCACCAAGACCTTCGCCCTGCAGCCCTGGAGGCTGGGGTTCATCGCCGCGTCGCCTCGCCTGATCCGGTACATGCGGAAGATCCTGGAGTGGGGCGTCCTCAAGTGCGGGCACGTCGCTCAGCGCGCCGGCCAGGCCGCCATCGAGGGGCCCCAGGAATGGATCGACGAGATTTCCCCGAGATACCAGCGAAGCCGCGACTTGATGCTGGCCGGACTGGAGCCGGCCGCCGGCCTTTCCCATGTCGTTCCCAGAGGCGCTCCCTTCCTGTTCGTCAACAGCAGCGGACTGGGGCTGACGGGAGCGGAGTTCGCGCGAACGCTCCTCTTCGACTGGGGCGTCCTGGCGGAACCGGGCGACCTTTTCGGGTCCGTAAATCATATCCGGCTGCTGTTCGGCGGGACCGACGAGGAGGTGACGGGAGCAGCCCGAAGGATCTGCGCGGCAGCGGCGCAACGGTAA
- a CDS encoding NAD-dependent epimerase/dehydratase family protein: MKRILVTGAAGQIGQDLVPALRARYGGEMVVAAGHRTALPDSVIRGGPATVVDVTDYSQVVDTIRKYEIGAIHHLSTILSALAEQERQRGHEVNINGLYNVLEAAHACGVEKVVAPSSIAAFGPETPREPTPNDTIQKPNTLYGIAKVFGELLGNYYSTKVGLDVRGLRLPGIVSCMDQEPTAGTTDYAVLIFFGAIREKRYTCFLKPDTRLPMMYMPDAIKAVIDLADADFARLRHHADFNVAAMSFTPAELAGAIRKRIPEFEMDYEIDPLRQAIADSWPRSLDDSAARREWGWEPGYDMDGMVDDMLDKMRKKLQKADQNLHS; the protein is encoded by the coding sequence ATGAAGCGAATATTGGTCACAGGCGCGGCCGGTCAGATCGGCCAGGATCTGGTTCCCGCGTTGAGAGCGCGTTACGGGGGCGAGATGGTCGTGGCGGCCGGCCACAGGACGGCCCTGCCCGATTCCGTGATCAGAGGCGGCCCCGCCACCGTGGTCGACGTCACCGACTACAGCCAGGTCGTCGACACGATCCGGAAATACGAGATCGGCGCCATCCATCACCTGAGCACCATCCTCTCCGCACTGGCGGAGCAGGAGCGGCAGCGTGGGCATGAGGTCAACATCAACGGCCTCTACAACGTTCTGGAGGCCGCCCACGCCTGCGGAGTGGAGAAGGTCGTCGCTCCCAGCTCCATCGCGGCGTTCGGTCCGGAGACGCCCCGCGAACCCACCCCCAACGACACCATCCAGAAGCCGAACACCCTCTACGGAATCGCCAAGGTGTTCGGCGAGCTGCTGGGAAACTACTACTCGACGAAAGTGGGCCTGGACGTCCGTGGACTGCGGCTGCCCGGAATCGTCAGCTGCATGGACCAGGAACCGACCGCCGGCACCACGGACTACGCCGTCCTGATCTTCTTCGGGGCCATTCGGGAGAAGCGGTACACCTGCTTCCTCAAGCCGGACACACGCCTGCCCATGATGTACATGCCCGATGCCATCAAGGCCGTCATCGACCTGGCGGACGCCGATTTCGCCCGGCTCAGGCACCATGCCGACTTCAACGTCGCCGCCATGAGCTTCACGCCCGCCGAACTGGCCGGCGCCATTCGCAAGAGAATCCCCGAATTCGAGATGGACTACGAGATCGACCCGCTCCGCCAGGCCATCGCCGATTCCTGGCCCCGCTCGCTCGACGACAGCGCCGCGCGGCGGGAATGGGGTTGGGAACCCGGGTACGACATGGACGGCATGGTCGACGACATGCTCGACAAGATGAGGAAAAAGCTTCAGAAGGCGGACCAGAATCTGCACTCGTGA
- a CDS encoding dehydrogenase → MTTQFNVHDQLVRRIVPPAWRRALHSLLGTTLLFAGCTRSGPPFSPQQALETFVLEEGFRIEVFAAEPLIRDPVAMEIDEQGRVYVVEMIGYPLDTGRNGQVKLLEDTDGDGWPDRSTVFADDLMLPTGVLRWKQGVLVTDAPDIWYLEDTDGDNRADVKIAVLTGFALTNPQHTVSNPRYGLDNWIYLAHEPPIRTVIFQEKFGDEGSKIRFPGRDEGARLENRIGNLRFRPDTHQLEAVSGSSGFGLSFDRWGRLLTLNSVRHIRQQVLAAPYLSRNPALGAASTSKDVSDHPPRVYPVTLNPKHRILTDIGNFTSACGIAAYAGGLFPAPYDQASFVADPAHNLVHCDLLKEGGVVLRASRIRDEAEFLASTDHWFRPVFVYAGPDGALYVVDYYRRIIEHPEWMSDEYHDPGPGPEALYEGGRHGRIYRITPESENPAPWNPKLALGPASDRELVESLDHPNGWWRTHAQRLLVDRRSREAVEPLREMFGSSSSPDTRLHALWTLEGLGALGTSDIQVALQDAEPGVRENAIRLAESRLDQAPALVQDLLAMTGDAHPAVRFQLLCALGCLDSPSARRARRQLLLQDMEDPWVQLAALSASAPRPLELLELAVSEFSGSASKQRVEFFRQIGTLVGAAGDPSALRRLFERVSGRGRPASDWWRAAGLEGLARGLRRESRDDGTPGISTGRLLKLAESSSPLLRSAALQLLDLAPKPLSRVGKSLPDRVLSRIGDRTLSPALRADSVRLLALLDAKSRFDLLAGLLDTREPEQVQVAAVRALARTEGDGAGKLLISKWREMTTDVRLGATATLLSRPETVELLLTSIENGDIPFWTVSQRHKSRLVMHTDPSIRARVHDLMRKLEGRRLAALERYRAALGVAGNPAQGAAVFEKNCEKCHEIEGADTGFGPDLGAVRHRSRQELLSDIMLPSRAIADNYQLYVVELNNGVLQEGVIASRTPVSVTLRREDGSETAIPRENIRAMFVSSVSGMPEGLEEEISVTEMADLLSFLTGPAKD, encoded by the coding sequence GTGACGACTCAATTCAACGTCCACGACCAACTCGTTCGGAGAATAGTTCCGCCGGCGTGGCGGCGTGCGCTCCATTCCCTTCTGGGAACCACGCTGCTGTTCGCCGGATGCACCCGGTCCGGCCCGCCATTCAGCCCGCAACAGGCGCTTGAGACTTTCGTGCTGGAAGAGGGCTTCCGGATCGAGGTCTTCGCCGCGGAACCTCTGATTCGAGATCCGGTCGCCATGGAGATCGACGAGCAGGGCCGCGTCTACGTGGTGGAGATGATCGGCTACCCGTTGGATACGGGACGGAACGGGCAGGTCAAGTTGCTGGAGGACACCGACGGCGACGGATGGCCCGACCGCAGCACGGTCTTTGCCGACGACCTCATGCTGCCCACCGGGGTCCTGCGCTGGAAGCAGGGCGTGCTGGTCACCGACGCTCCCGACATCTGGTATCTGGAGGACACCGACGGCGACAACCGGGCCGACGTCAAGATTGCCGTTCTGACCGGTTTTGCCCTGACCAACCCCCAGCACACGGTCAGCAACCCGCGCTACGGCCTGGACAACTGGATCTACCTGGCTCACGAGCCCCCCATCCGGACCGTCATCTTCCAGGAAAAGTTCGGCGACGAGGGCTCCAAGATCCGGTTCCCCGGCCGGGACGAGGGCGCTCGCCTGGAGAACCGAATCGGCAATCTCCGTTTCCGGCCCGATACGCACCAACTGGAGGCCGTTTCCGGAAGCAGCGGGTTCGGCTTGAGTTTCGACCGCTGGGGACGGCTGTTGACTCTGAACAGCGTCCGGCATATCCGCCAGCAGGTCCTGGCCGCCCCGTACCTGAGCCGTAACCCGGCGCTGGGAGCCGCCTCCACCTCCAAGGACGTTTCCGATCATCCACCTCGCGTCTATCCGGTCACGCTGAATCCGAAGCATCGGATCCTGACCGATATCGGGAACTTCACGTCGGCCTGTGGAATCGCTGCCTACGCGGGCGGCCTCTTTCCCGCTCCTTACGATCAGGCCTCCTTCGTGGCCGACCCGGCGCACAACCTGGTCCATTGCGACCTTCTCAAGGAGGGCGGGGTCGTGCTGAGGGCCAGCCGGATTCGGGACGAGGCGGAGTTCCTGGCCTCCACGGACCATTGGTTCCGTCCCGTCTTCGTCTACGCGGGACCGGACGGAGCTCTTTACGTCGTCGACTACTACCGGCGAATCATCGAGCACCCGGAATGGATGTCGGACGAGTACCACGATCCCGGACCGGGGCCGGAGGCCCTCTACGAGGGCGGGCGGCACGGGCGGATCTACCGGATCACTCCGGAATCGGAGAATCCGGCGCCATGGAATCCGAAGCTGGCATTGGGTCCGGCTTCGGACCGGGAACTGGTGGAGTCACTGGACCATCCCAACGGCTGGTGGAGGACTCACGCGCAGCGATTGCTGGTGGACCGCCGGAGTCGAGAGGCTGTCGAACCTCTAAGGGAGATGTTCGGTTCGAGTTCCAGTCCCGACACGCGGCTGCACGCCCTCTGGACGCTCGAGGGTCTGGGAGCGCTGGGAACTTCCGACATCCAGGTTGCTCTCCAAGACGCGGAGCCCGGAGTCCGGGAAAATGCGATCCGTCTCGCCGAGTCGAGATTGGATCAGGCGCCCGCTCTGGTGCAGGACCTGTTGGCGATGACCGGGGACGCCCATCCCGCGGTGCGCTTCCAGCTGCTCTGCGCGCTGGGATGTCTGGATTCGCCTTCCGCCCGCCGGGCGCGCCGCCAGTTGCTGCTGCAGGACATGGAAGACCCCTGGGTTCAGCTCGCGGCGCTGAGCGCCTCCGCGCCCCGCCCGCTCGAGCTGCTCGAACTGGCCGTATCCGAGTTCTCCGGATCGGCATCGAAACAGAGGGTCGAATTTTTTCGGCAGATCGGGACGCTTGTCGGCGCGGCGGGCGATCCTTCGGCCTTGCGGCGGCTCTTCGAAAGGGTCTCCGGGAGGGGCAGGCCGGCTTCGGACTGGTGGCGCGCCGCCGGCCTGGAGGGGCTGGCCCGGGGACTTCGCCGGGAATCGCGCGACGATGGCACACCAGGCATCTCGACCGGCCGTCTGTTGAAGCTGGCCGAATCGTCCTCACCGTTGCTGCGCAGCGCGGCGCTGCAGTTGTTGGATCTGGCGCCGAAGCCGCTGAGCCGGGTCGGGAAATCCCTCCCGGATCGGGTCCTCTCCAGGATCGGGGACCGGACGTTGTCCCCCGCTCTGAGGGCCGATTCGGTGCGTCTCCTGGCGCTCCTGGACGCGAAGTCCAGGTTCGACCTGTTGGCCGGACTCCTGGACACCCGGGAACCGGAGCAAGTCCAGGTCGCGGCGGTCCGGGCGTTGGCGCGGACGGAAGGCGACGGGGCGGGGAAACTGCTGATTTCCAAGTGGAGGGAAATGACGACCGACGTGCGGTTGGGAGCCACCGCGACGCTGCTTTCCAGACCGGAGACCGTCGAGCTCCTGCTGACGTCCATCGAAAACGGGGACATCCCCTTCTGGACCGTCAGCCAGAGGCACAAGTCGCGCTTGGTGATGCACACGGACCCGTCGATCCGGGCTCGGGTCCATGACCTGATGCGCAAGCTGGAAGGACGGCGCCTCGCCGCCCTGGAACGCTATCGGGCTGCGCTGGGTGTCGCGGGGAACCCGGCTCAGGGCGCCGCGGTTTTCGAGAAGAACTGCGAGAAATGCCACGAGATCGAGGGCGCCGACACCGGCTTCGGACCCGATCTGGGGGCTGTCCGGCATCGATCGCGGCAGGAGCTGCTGTCGGACATCATGCTGCCGAGCCGGGCGATTGCGGACAACTACCAACTGTACGTGGTGGAACTGAACAACGGGGTTCTTCAGGAAGGAGTGATCGCCTCCCGGACTCCGGTCTCGGTGACCCTCCGCAGGGAAGACGGTTCGGAGACCGCGATTCCCCGGGAGAACATCCGGGCCATGTTCGTCTCCAGTGTGTCCGGCATGCCGGAGGGGCTGGAAGAGGAGATCAGTGTTACGGAGATGGCCGACCTGTTGAGCTTTCTCACCGGACCGGCGAAAGATTGA